Below is a window of Arabidopsis thaliana chromosome 2, partial sequence DNA.
ATTTTGTTAGTCATGTTCAGACATGGTTAAAAAAGATTCAGGTTTGTTTATTGCACATTttgctcttcctcttcctGTTTTCTAGTCTCAGGACCATTGTTCTATTTCTGCTTCAACCCTTTGCTTGAATCTTTGTCACagtttttcttatgttttgtttctttgtggaTGACAGTATTCACCATCTCTAAGTGGCATTTTCTCTGAGACAAATCAAAGCGAGCTAGCAGCTTTCACCTCATATGCACTGGCATTCCCCAAAACTTTTCTTGCCCTCGTAGATACATACGATGTGAGCATTAAACACCATAGTAGATAGCTCATTTGAGCCTTAGGATTTCTAATAAACTCTTATATTAGTGTTTTGCTGACTGTTTTACAGGTGATGAAGAGTGGAATCCCTAACTTCTGTGCAGTTGCTTTAGCACTCAATGACTTTGGGTGTGTAAGAATCTCTTATCAATACCCGATCGTCTGACTTGACTTTGTACTTCTTCAGGATCATATGGAATTTGAGATGCAATTGATGTTTATTGTGCTGCGCAGATATAAAGCATTAGGTATTAGACTGGATTCAGGTGATTTAGCTTATCTATCTAGAGAGGCCAGAAATTTCTTCTGCACGGTAGAGAGAGAACTAAAAGTGCCTGGTTTTGGGAAGATGGTCGTCACTGCTAGTAATGATCTAAATGAAGAGACGATTGACGCTTTAAATAAACAGGTGACTCCCTAACCCACTCTCAAATGCCATGCCCCCGAAAGATTGATTATTATTAAGcagtgttttttctttcatctctatAGGGACATGAGGTGGATGCTTTTGGCATCGGGACCTACTTGGTCACTTGCTATTCACAAGCGGCCTTAGGTTGCGTTTTCAAACTTGTGGAGATAAACAATCAGCCTCGGATTAAACTTTCTGAAGATGTTACAAAGGttaaaactctctctctctctcttggtGTTCTGAACATTCAATGTCACATTGCACTTAATCTGATTATCATTCTGATTCGTTTAGGTATCAATACCGTGTAAAAAGCGAAGTTACAGATTATACGGCAAAGAAGGTTACCCTCTGGTAGATATAATGACTGGAGAGAACGAACCACCTCCAAAGGTAAAACGAAAGATAACTCTCTCAAAGATTTTAATCTCATTACCTTATTGCATTTTTACATAATATCTTTCTTGATATCAAAGGTTGGTGAGCGTTTACTTTGTCGTCACCCATTCAACGAATCCAAAAGAGCATATGTAGTGCCACAACGTGTCGAAGAGCTCCTCAAATGTTATTGGCGTGGAAGTGCAGGTAAAGATTTTCCGGTACCGTAGAGTTATTAATGACAATGCTTTTCACTGATTATTGTTTCTCTATACcaatgaagatgaagcaaGAGAAGTATTACCGCCTTTGAAAGAGATAAGAGACCGTTGCATCAAACAGCTCGAAAACATGCGACCTGATCATATGAGGAGATTAAACCCAACTCCTTATAAGGTATGG
It encodes the following:
- the NAPRT2 gene encoding nicotinate phosphoribosyltransferase 2 (nicotinate phosphoribosyltransferase 2 (NAPRT2); FUNCTIONS IN: nicotinate phosphoribosyltransferase activity; INVOLVED IN: pyridine nucleotide biosynthetic process, nicotinate nucleotide salvage; LOCATED IN: cellular_component unknown; EXPRESSED IN: 22 plant structures; EXPRESSED DURING: 13 growth stages; CONTAINS InterPro DOMAIN/s: Nicotinate phosphoribosyltransferase-related (InterPro:IPR007229), Nicotinate phosphoribosyltransferase putative (InterPro:IPR006405), Nicotinate phosphoribosyltransferase-like (InterPro:IPR015977); BEST Arabidopsis thaliana protein match is: nicotinate phosphoribosyltransferase 1 (TAIR:AT4G36940.1); Has 2998 Blast hits to 2961 proteins in 1361 species: Archae - 146; Bacteria - 2405; Metazoa - 184; Fungi - 41; Plants - 69; Viruses - 0; Other Eukaryotes - 153 (source: NCBI BLink).), whose protein sequence is MEPKENGSELGQKIIDGPTNPMVTPLLNDLYQFTMAYAYWKAGKHNERSVFDLYFRKNPFGGEYTVFAGLEECVKFLANFKLTDEEIDFVQECLPGSEEAFCDYLRGLDCSDVEVYAIPEGSVVFPKVPLMRVEGPVGVVQLLETPFLNLVNFASLVATNAARHRFVAGKSKSLLEFGARRAQGPDGAISASKYCYLGGFDATSNVAAGKLFGIPLRGTHSHAYVSSFMSTDEIVDKVLRSADGKTTCEDFVSHVQTWLKKIQYSPSLSGIFSETNQSELAAFTSYALAFPKTFLALVDTYDVMKSGIPNFCAVALALNDFGYKALGIRLDSGDLAYLSREARNFFCTVERELKVPGFGKMVVTASNDLNEETIDALNKQGHEVDAFGIGTYLVTCYSQAALGCVFKLVEINNQPRIKLSEDVTKVSIPCKKRSYRLYGKEGYPLVDIMTGENEPPPKVGERLLCRHPFNESKRAYVVPQRVEELLKCYWRGSADEAREVLPPLKEIRDRCIKQLENMRPDHMRRLNPTPYKVSVSAKLYDFIHFLWLNEAPVGELQ
- the NAPRT2 gene encoding nicotinate phosphoribosyltransferase 2, encoding MEPKENGSELGQKIIDGPTNPMVTPLLNDLYQFTMAYAYWKAGKHNERSVFDLYFRKNPFGGEYTVFAGLEECVKFLANFKLTDEEIDFVQECLPGSEEAFCDYLRGLDCSDVEVYAIPEGSVVFPKVPLMRVEGPVGVVQLLETPFLNLVNFASLVATNAARHRFVAGKSKSLLEFGARRAQGPDGAISASKYCYLGGFDATSNVAAGKLFGIPLRGTHSHAYVSSFMSTDEIVDKVLRSADGKTTCEDFVSHVQTWLKKIQYSPSLSGIFSETNQSELAAFTSYALAFPKTFLALVDTYDVMKSGIPNFCAVALALNDFGYKALGIRLDSGDLAYLSREARNFFCTVERELKVPGFGKMVVTASNDLNEETIDALNKQGHEVDAFGIGTYLVTCYSQAALGCVFKLVEINNQPRIKLSEDVTKVSIPCKKRSYRLYGKEGYPLVDIMTGENEPPPKVGERLLCRHPFNESKRAYVVPQRVEELLKCYWRGSADEAREVLPPLKEIRDRCIKQLENMRPDHMRRLNPTPYKVWFYPTNMFFSF